In one Rattus rattus isolate New Zealand chromosome 16, Rrattus_CSIRO_v1, whole genome shotgun sequence genomic region, the following are encoded:
- the Il31 gene encoding interleukin-31, with the protein MIFHTGPTKPALVLLCCVGAWLAICSSSFGAPISKTNLQHTLKLLKVESKALYEDYNKTEASGISPDESLQLPCFSLGREALTNISALKAYLEEVKSLSGNTVDTTKLTKWLVDISCLNPLNVNISRPQKTDSYTQKTFILSVLKKFSDCMAELQAKDNIC; encoded by the exons ATGATCTTCCACACAG gaCCGACAAAGCCTGCCCTGGTGCTGCTGTGCTGTGTAGGAGCCTGGCTGGCCATCTGCAGCTCCTCCTTTGGTGCACCCATATCAAAGACAAATTTACAACATACACTTAAACTCTTGAAAGTGGAGTCGAAGGCTCTTTATGAAGACTAT aacAAAACCGAGGCATCTGGGATATCGCCAGACGAGTCGCTACAGCTGCCGTGTTTCAGCCTGGGCCGAGAAGCACTGACCAACATTTCGGCCCTCAAAGCATACCTGGAGGAAGTCAAATCGTTGAGCGGGAACACAGTAGATACTACTAAGCTCACAAAATGGCTGGTCGACATCAGCTGTTTGAACCCACTGAATGTAAACATTTCCAGGCCTCAAAAAACTGACTCCTACACTCAAAAAACATTCATACTTAGTGTTTTAAAGAAGTTCTCAGACTGCATGGCAGAACTGCAGGCTAAAGACAATATATGCTGA